In Biomphalaria glabrata chromosome 8, xgBioGlab47.1, whole genome shotgun sequence, the genomic window GGCCATCAccacagaaaaaaacaatacttaAAAACATCGTTGtgtctaatggacctcattcaccaatcgtaaacaaacaacatttagccacgtgatgaTATTgaataaacaatgaaaaaaaaaactgtcacgtgacagcctgtgtgtattacgtaatttgtatagaagagatagagaaccacgtggctaaatgttgtgtTTCAAGATCTGGGCCGTATTGTTggtatcttattttattttatagatttcAGTTACTGCAAGAGAGAAGATAagtacgtcctacgcatttcattaAAATTTCAAGCAAATCTAAACTCTCtatgtatatagatctacatctaaatgaTTAAACAATTCTCATGTTTCGGCCACATCAGTGCTATTATTAgaccatggaatgggttacccgagtcagccaggaaaaccaatgacttgtcaGAGCTtaagtcagcggttctcaatcttttatgCTCGTCGACCCCTTATTATAATcctccactctgccgcgacccccatccacacagcaatagaagaatagatattagacaataacaatccatattttcgatggtcttaggcgacccctggcaaatcgtcaatcaacTCCCAAGGGGGTCGAGATCCACAGGGTGAGAACCCCTGgcttaagtcattgattaacatgcatgactagaatgaCCTAGGAACAATCGCATCACTTCTGTATTTAacaagataagattagataagaaAACTGctattttggttttaaaattgttcattattGTAAAATTATCTAGAAAATTCTAAATCAGGTCTAAAGAATGGCtttgttatattatatctaCTAGGTTTTGAAAGGAGAATGGGTTgagaaatgtaaataatatctatctatctatctatctatctatctatctatctatctatctatctatctatctatctatctatctatctatctatctatctatctatctatctatctatctatctatctatctatctatctatctatatctatctatctatctatctatctatatatctgtctatctatctatccgtacATCAATCTTTGTTGATATCTACCGGTATATAGACTTGGTGTCAGTCACCCAATGGCTCAGAACATCTCGTACTTCCCTACTGCTGCCACTGTAGCCACTTTCCAGggacatatatattttttgctaATAATTTCTAAACTTctctacctcttttttttttacaatgagaaaaaaaagatggggTGCGTCAAAATTAGgtcataattaaaaataattaaggaTTTATACAAAGTGAGTTTTTTCTACATACACAATAACAAACACAAAGAGAGACAAcataacaaacacacatacacagagacaacataacaaacacacacagaaaacataacacacacacatagacaacataacaaacacacacacagagacaacataacaaacacacacacagagacaacaTAACAAACACACAAGTTTCATTAAATTATTGAGACTAATTGTAAAAATTCATTCAGCTGGAACTTATTTTTACACTATTCATTTTCCATTAGCGCATTttaacaattaaatttaaaatagtggACACCGATAACATTTCCTCGTACCAGTCTTAGATATGAGACTTAATGGCCGGCAATCAGGGCTGAATTTCAGGTAAAACCTTTTGAGTTCTGAGACACtacatgtatgtgtgtttgtgtgtgcattACGGCCTTAAATAACAACCATATTTCTATTCGAGCCAGAGACTTGCGTCCCTGGACATGCGCTGACCCTCCGTAATCAGACCATTGCATTACCTTTGAGCCCATAAAGTTATTTAGATACATAACATCCTATTACATGTCACTAGTCTAGTTTATACTTGTATTTGACACGCATGTTTTCTGTTCCCTAGTCTCCTGCTCCATCCGACAGACTTAGCCATGAAGTTAGGCCTAGTGCTACAAACCTGTGCCGAGTGCTGGAGACGCCACTGCTCGTGTTTAAAGAGGAAACTCATCAGTACTAAGTGGCTGGGCCCAGCCCCTAAAAGCAAGTGCTGTGGGAGCGAAGGCTACTGCAACTTCTACTATGGAGACGGCAAACGGAAGTCCCAATGCTGGGTAACGTAACAGTTCACGTTCacctagtctgttggactgttggggcaccacgcatgACCTGTCGATAGTCTAACTCCATGCCTGCCTTTCGCTTTGACTAGAATCTTTTTTCCAATGAAAAAGAGCACCATGTAAATGTGTTAGAACCGGTTTGATGTAAACGTTAGCAGACACCTGTACCTTAGAGTAGGACGAAAAGAAGGACAAAGTAAAACAAGAcaaactattaattttttaaaaaggatgtATAATCAGTGGCGTCATTAGGGTTGATGTCACCAAGTGCGGcccgcaccccccccccgcacCCTTACCCAAGTGACGCCACTGAGTGCAAAGCTTTTAATGAAGCTTATAAGCTTATCATAAAGTGTAGAAACAGAATAAACCGTATACTAAGTATCAAATTTCTGAGATGAAGCGACTTGCACAGTATCTCAACGTTTCATTTCAAATCATGAAGAATGTGTTGAAAATGTTTATAACTCTGAGCTTAAATCAGATTATTTGAAATTCCATTTGTCGGAATTTCTAATGACTTCTGTGCCGTATTTAGATTTGAAAAGGCCCCTTGCTATTTCAGGTATGGTAcccttttaaaaagaaaaaaagtaaagtaccccctttcagacctttttaTCTATGgtgcatatgatgtaaaggttatccgtttatttggccaacggttaacgagcagatTGTATTACGTTGTAATGTGACcttcacaatgaccaaccgtttttacttttcccaattTAAGTCATGTTGGGTGAAGTCAGGGGAGTCTTTAatatcccgaaataaaaaaaaaggttttactaAGATTTGAACACCGGAACTCTCGGTTCAaatgccaagcgctttaccactcggtcAGCACACCCCCATGGGCACTTTCGGatcaattttaatatttcttgGGGCACTAAGATTGTTTTGCCTATCTGTAATTCGGCCCTGAATAACCCAAGGTAAATAAATGAGGATTACTTTGAGGTAAATATGTTAGGATAAGTAAGCAATGTAGGAAAATAACCCCTTTCTGACCTTGCAATCTTTGCGGACAGTGATGAgtgatggctgagtgataaagctcTAAGCTTACGAACTCAGAGGTCTCGAGTTAGAAGCCCcagagtccatccaactctaaagAGTAGCTGACATACGTTTGGGAAGTAAATGAGGTTGaccgttgtgttggccacatgacaccctcgttaacgatGGAAACATCATGTTAAGATTTGAAGTAAGTTTGAATTCGTCATAGGCAAATGTGCTTGGAGTTATCTGAGGGTAAACATCTTATGATTAGTTTAAATGTGTTAAATGTGTTTAACATAGTTAAACTTTGAATAAGATTACTGTAGAAGACAAGGAGGCCCCAATAAAAATATCAGACGAAGATTGTCATAAGTCACATCAATGCTAGAAGTCGTCTTGAATAGTGTCACGTACATCTACCCTCAGCACTGTTCTTAAGcctgaaaaaaatatgtataaccGGAGCTCAGAATGCATCAAATCGCTGAGCGAACGGGACTTCAATGTGCCCCCCCACCCTCCTTCTTCCCATTTGATATGCCTTGCTACTAGGTCAACACTGACGATATGCTCATGGGCTCAGCATTCCAAAGTTTGATTCTGCGTTCAGGTTTCTTTATGATTTTGTAGCTATAAAGTGAAGCTATATATAGGCGTTGTGATGTTTTTTCAAAAGACCAACTCTCTATTGGTGTGGTACATTGCTCCTAACATGACTGTTCTTATAATGATCTTCTCGTTTGAACAGTTCCCTGATGTTAATCCAAGTACTGAAAGAGCAATGGGCGCAGGTATTATTCTGGTAACTGTCGCAACTTTATGCGGACTGCTTTGGTCATCTATGTCACCTGTAAGTCTTGACAGGTATGCACTAGTTTGTGTATAATTTAAGtcgattactttttttttttactatacatTACATTCTTAGTTTtatcattttaattaatttgagTGTTTTATGAGTTTGGAACAGGGGctgactgggtatcaaaatcggcccgggcattaccatataaaccggcccacaaatggcatgtcatatattttcggtggggggggggggggggtaaacccCCTCcgcaatatacatatatatattagtgtgtgtatatgtaattaatcttatctttcattcttttaaacatttttctactctagaatactctcttcctgtAATTAGTAAAAggtagtacacaccgccaaggaACAGCTACTGCTAggaagtctgggggagcgctgtaagctttaaaaaatgcatattctgaagtatctacagtgcaattagcctgctattcttccgctaaaaaaaataaaaacctaaatcttctattcactggagtccagcgactggtagaaaatggtaaaatgctttaattttgtattggaaagggggggggggaccacaaaacccctttggctacgctcatgaaatttggtgactgtagtttgcttaagttggctgcactggggaagtaagtaaagtttccctttcagacaatgagatctgaggccagtgatggtttcaattcctcccctctcggctacgcccatgtgttttatcataggtgtaagcctaattctattcaaaatatatgaagtttgataacgcatcgaaaactctatgtatgctttcgtaggcttacataatgtattctatttatagatttacatgtatgtagtcataaaactataaacactacaatagcagccttaatgagtctcaaactttttggtattacttatagattacagacgtttcttcaaaaaaataaaatacataggtcctacgcatttcacgtgtcaatctagtcatgcatgttgatctgtgacttaaaatatgctaaatcattggttttcctgcctgacaacccattcctttaaagtgattatatcagcaaaaaagggcagcaaagattacgactactaagaaaactgtcctcgtttaatgttagcgaaaaggccttggctatgttttatcacgctcacatctgcaatattttaagtttcaatatcactgcctggtatggcaatctgagcattaaaaataaaaataaacttaatagaatcctaaatgctgctggcaaaatcattggcaaaaaacaaaccccatttgggcagttgtttgagacaaacatctataaaaaagctaacaagatcctcgaaataaagaatcaccctttgtgtcaggactttgtgattttaccatcacaaaagagatacaagacaccgatagcaaagacaaacagacacaaacactcttttgttcccctggcaatcaaatcattaaataagaacaatctggtataaactttgtcacatgtaaattatgagtgagtctggtgtgaatgtacactttggtttcttatagttataatgttttttgtttggtgtaatgcacaaattgtaagacaaatttccttacggataataaagattattattattattattattattattatcctcctctacattgctctatgcctcagaaacatggatagtgtacagttaacatgcaaagaaactgaatcacttccacatgacatgtctgtgaaaaatactgaatgtcaaatggcaagacaaaatacagatactgaagtccttcaaagagcgggtctgcaaagcattcacacaccctgatgcagtcccagctgcgatcgtctggacacgtatgcagaatggaagaccaccgtatccctaaacgactcttgtatggccaactaagcgaaggaaagcgctcttaaggtggtcaaagaaaacgcttcagggacaccctcaaagcttctctgaaggcgttcagcatagacccatccacctgggagacagaggcacatgacagagcatcatggcgtcgcgctgtgaaaactggcgcacaggttgctgaggaaaagagaacaaagctggTAGAagaaaaaacgccagagaagaaaagcaaggccaatgacactagctccagctggaataacctgccctagtgtgcggccgaacattccgggctcacataggtctcaccagccacacgaggagacataaaaccccagtgcaaagccctcagcccccatggatgacaaagtggtcataatcgaactacgatggacgaactatatatattcctttaaaagataagagaaagcagaacggttagagcggtacttctaaatgtgaaaagctcttgcttcgtcctagtacattctcaaaacgAGATTTGtatatcaatatattatttaaaatataaatgattctaaatctcctttcattaaataacGGATGTGACAgggctatataaattattgtaattattgtaataattttcatattcaatgacttcatactaagcataagcaTGCCGTTAATCACAACGgtataaaattgatttagatctagattcatgtcttaattaaataatatttttttttgtaagccttaagtgtagtatttttagatctatgccATTATAAATCAACAACaggaaacttactttttcttttcaaatcgcagaaagtagaactaCTTAGTAGTTAGTCTACTAAGTAGAAGgctgtcaattgtagtcaaactgaatttccattacaatgattacattggatcaatataaattatcttatcttatcttatctttatacccatattgagcagTGAATAAGTTGgttggtttgcaatttcgcggccgtgtgtatgtgttttgttaaagagctaattgtctccccttttgccgCGTTCTATCAATGTTatcctctcccatccctctttttcgttaactttcatggaaccataaaaaaaacgggtcagggaaggagcaaaacaaaataggagtgccatcaaaggcccatgccgaccagcaaaatgatcaggccaaacacagtctcgaagacatcaaagtagtgttgaaggccatgccgctcatgcatagcagaaagtacggtctaacgttttacaaatgataatatgtacaatgtatagtgtaattcttaaacttgttatatttcaaacaaaattaattgtaataataatttaaaaaaaaaacaacaacaacaagaaaacgtgttcgggcctttgtgtcttgctgctgtcacttttttaaaaagttgtctgcattgattttttttctttggtcgcgaccagaccgacccatttggtaccggcccaccgggcatttgcccgttagcccatatagtcagtccgcccctggtttggaagttgttgttttttacaagaaagaaaaaaataccaataaaaTACAAGTTAGATGTCCCGTGTCCCTGTTACACAACTATACACCGCCTCCTGAAGGCGAGATGGACATCCCTGTTACACAACTATACACCGCCTCCTGAAGGCGAGATGGACATCCCTGTTACACAACTATACACCGCCTCCTGAAGGCGAGATGGACATCCCTGTTACCCAACCATGCACCACTTCCCATGCACCACTTCCTGAAAACGAGATGGACATCCCTGTTACCCAACCATGCACCACTTCCTGAAAACGAGTTGGACATCCCTGTTACACAACCATGCAGCAACCATGCACCACCTCCAGAAGAAAACGACTGGGAAAAGTGTGATCAATGCAAAGACTAGACATTTAGATTGTCCACTTCCGCAGCTACATGCATCCATCCATCTAATTCAACTTAATATTACCGTCACATTAAAGGTCTGCATTCGTTATTAACCCTCAACCCATACCAGTGTTCAGGATATATTCTTTACAAGTCCACAGAGTGGCTCATTGTCTTCTGTAGGCCGATCACATGAGTTTTTGTCctcttgtctttgtttttttttttttcttgcgccgaaaaaaaaacactaaactaTTGATTgtttattatctcccttacaaaataaaaagtcttaTATATAATATCATGCAATCTCTTTCAGATCAAAGGACTCTTATGCTAGAAGTGTGAGCCACAATTACAGTCGTTAAACCGAATCGCGCCAGTGATTTTTTGTCTCATTACTGCtgaagaattattattattttaaaatttaaatcccattaataaaaatattaataaattttgtaatacataatattataatttttacagGCTTTTTGTAGTGAGCTTGAATATATAAGGAACTCAGGGTATTTGAATTGCATTGTtttcacaaataaataatttgttcattcttcatatatttattgtatacattttttttttaatgattttaacaTTAGTCTTAACTACGATCTATTTGGAtttagaatttattttcaaCAAACAATTAGAAAAATTGTATTTACATAACGCTaacaaaatacacaattttctttaaaacaattacgaaaaaaacaacttccataTGTTTATGGGGGGAACTACACACAAACCAGATCTTGACGGTCCCTGTTTCATGCCCTGCCCGCTGCGATTCTTCGACATTCTACAAGATGTCCCGGGTGTTTCTAGGAAGTAGATCATTTCCATTTctgaaaacacatttaaaattgtatatggTTTCCGTGGTATGGAATAATTACAACTAAGACCCTTTGAGTGAAACATCTTGTAACCCTATTTAACTTCACAGACCATACAGTGGTTCGTGTGTTACAAATATGTTCTTTATAGTTAAAGAGAAATCAAGTGAGcacattacattttatttaatacaatATCAAAATAGTCAAAGTGATAGGAATAATGGACTATGTTTTGTCCTTAAATTACTCTCTGGTGTCAATTATCGTTATAAAGGGAAGTAATTCACATCACAGCTACAATTTAGGCAAATGCTCAGTTATCTTTCTTTATATGACATCATTTATTACCCTGTTTTGTAACTCATGTTAAAatattcttatttattaaaagcaatatacaaagtaaattattattatgtcagaaacgaacttatattttttctctggTACTGCGAGGGTCAagcttcgttagagagaaacaaaattcattgctTCCCTGTAACAGTGTCCACTGCAAAGTATTTCTGGTCATGTGGCAGGTCAGCAGCAGTACCGCCtttgacaggcaacgagaatcttcttaggaatgtaaatggccttgaaggtatctgtgagatcaGTTGTCATTATCAGTGATGGTAGCGGAATTTTGTTGTTGTCAATAAACAGCAGATCAGActctaccgttttgtcagtcaaaataggccttAACCAGTAAAATAAGTGACCAGTaaactcgagaacctcttgtggttcGTATTTTTAATTAGGAGAAGTATCCTTACCGTTCAAattatgtgtcaaagccaagtgttggtgaattagctttgcaacttggttatggcgacctaagTAGGTAGATTCTGATAagctgaacatcctgccattatgtgttcagttgactcacccacatttccacactTTTGGCATCCGTCTACaacattattattagtattattattattaaagtctcTAAGGTCAAAGGTGCCTAAAGTTTTTCGCTAGAACATTTTTGGGATCAAATGACTTGCTGTCCCTTATAGTGGGTAGATGTGTGAGTGCAAGAGAGTCAGTGTCAACACCAGGAACTGTTATCTACTGAACTTTTCGTTTACTATGGGAACCTTAGGCAAATAGACACATTGACTAGTATTGAATGGCGACCTCGTGGCCTGACCATGGAAAAGgcctggaggggggggggaggaacatTCAGAGAAAGAGGTCAAGAGAATAACGGAAActgaaagaagaagaaaagaaaaagacagacagaaagagagaggaagagagtaAGAAATACAGTaaataaagagagagggagataaagAATGGTAGATGTATATCCAGAGTTCTAGATCAAAATGTTTCATGGCACATCAACTCGTCACTTGTTCACACTTTGTTGAGTTTGACCAATCAAGTGAAAGATGTTCTGGTTTTGTTCACatttgaaaagaaacaaaactttgTCAAACATCACAAACATTTCTTACTACAGAACAGTTTAGGAGCAACATTTACAGCAGTTCTGGTCTCTATAACTATAGACACATATTAAATCATTATTGTACACAAAATGTAAACCTATTCAGGACAGAATAAGATGCCTTTTTCATTCTAACAtatcaaaacaaacaagaattttatttttattattatatcgaTTGTAGCTCTGATAATAAAAACAACCGTAGGTGTCACTATAAATCTTAGTTCTTCGGTTTGTTTCCTTTCAAGATCTCAATGTTAATTGGTCTTGTGGcttgtttcacatgtttcggactttccttcagagttgaacaaTATTACATCCTAGTACAACCTTCCGCAGGACTGCCAAGAATGGCGGCGGGTTCATCGAGACGACTGTCTACAGTGCATACCATATGACCAGCCATGCACCAGTACCAAAAAGCCTGTTATTATTTTGGATTGTTTATCTAATTCCTCTATCAGATGTCATTATTTTGGATTGATTATCTAATTCCTCTATTAGATGTCATTATTTCGGATTGGTTATCTAATTCCTCTATCAGATGACATTATTTTGGATTGATTATCTAATTCCTCTATCAAATGTCTAGCATGTATGAAATATTTGTTGAGTCGTGGAACGTCTTTGATCTGCTACTtgcttttctttcttccttgaCCTCCAAAGGTTACACAAAGAGACACAAAACCCTTGGCGCTAATTAAGTTCTTGCCTGAGTGTGACGTGACAAGCGGGACAACTAGGACATTCTTAGGCAGGCTTACTTTGGAAACGATTTCAATTGAACGCTGGGAAGGCATGTTTAAAATAACTCTCTATTCAGTTTAGAACCTGTGTTAGGAAAGTGACAGCGCGAGGccaaacatttcaaataaatagtgtACACAAATAGACTTTTTGCCTCGAAATCTAAATAAACTGGATTTGTCTCCCCCATGTTATTGTGTCGTGCGACCTTGTTGGTGAATGTGGCGTCTCTGCCAGTGTTTTTAACAAGGAAAGGACTCAGCGTGTAGAAAATAAAGCTTCAGTGCCTACCTACGCCCCGTTAGTTATTACCCAATCCCTCTCCCAAAACTACTAGACTTTAAGCAAACCCGGTTAAAGCAGTCAATGGGAGACAATAGtgctgtaaatattttttaaattatttt contains:
- the LOC106066614 gene encoding uncharacterized protein LOC106066614 isoform X1 gives rise to the protein MDLIHQSLLLHPTDLAMKLGLVLQTCAECWRRHCSCLKRKLISTKWLGPAPKSKCCGSEGYCNFYYGDGKRKSQCWFPDVNPSTERAMGAGIILVTVATLCGLLWSSMSPVSLDRSKDSYARSVSHNYSR
- the LOC106066614 gene encoding uncharacterized protein LOC106066614 isoform X3; the encoded protein is MKLGLVLQTCAECWRRHCSCLKRKLISTKWLGPAPKSKCCGSEGYCNFYYGDGKRKSQCWFPDVNPSTERAMGAGIILVTVATLCGLLWSSMSPVSLDRSKDSYARSVSHNYSR
- the LOC106066614 gene encoding uncharacterized protein LOC106066614 isoform X2; this encodes MDLIHQSLLLHPTDLAMKLGLVLQTCAECWRRHCSCLKRKLISTKWLGPAPKSKCCGSEGYCNFYYGDGKRKSQCWFPDVNPSTERAMGAGIILVTVATLCGLLWSSMSPIKGLLC